A single window of Gammaproteobacteria bacterium DNA harbors:
- a CDS encoding dioxygenase: MKGVAEGMRYPTIYLSHGAGPWPFMEIPAAFGPRAEWEGLAGYLRDIGRTILPRPRAVLVITAHWVATRPTVSSAAQPAMLYDYSGFPPETYHLSYPAPGAPVLAARVRALLNGAGIECDEDARRGYDHGTFVPLMLIYPEADVPIVQLSLRRGLDPRAHLDIGRALRPLREEGVLIIGSGMSYHNMRAFFSPRSEHVEAGERFDAWLTAAVERAEPEERARELEQWEQAPGGLASHQPTFEHLTPLFVTAGAAGEDRGRRVYSGRLIGMPVSGYQFG, from the coding sequence ATGAAAGGAGTCGCAGAGGGCATGCGTTATCCGACGATCTATCTGTCCCACGGCGCCGGGCCGTGGCCGTTCATGGAGATCCCGGCGGCCTTCGGGCCGCGCGCGGAATGGGAAGGCCTGGCCGGATATCTGCGCGACATCGGTCGCACGATCCTGCCCCGGCCCAGGGCGGTACTGGTGATAACGGCCCACTGGGTGGCGACACGCCCGACAGTCAGCTCGGCGGCGCAGCCTGCGATGCTGTACGACTACAGCGGATTTCCCCCCGAGACCTATCATCTGAGTTACCCGGCCCCGGGTGCGCCCGTGCTGGCGGCGCGCGTGCGTGCCCTGCTCAATGGCGCCGGCATCGAGTGCGACGAGGACGCGCGGCGCGGTTATGACCATGGCACCTTCGTGCCGTTGATGCTGATCTACCCCGAGGCCGACGTCCCGATCGTGCAGCTCTCGCTGCGCCGCGGGCTCGATCCGCGCGCCCATCTCGACATCGGTCGCGCCCTGCGACCGCTGCGCGAAGAGGGAGTGCTGATCATCGGCAGCGGCATGAGCTATCACAATATGCGCGCATTCTTCTCGCCTCGCAGTGAACATGTCGAGGCCGGCGAGCGCTTCGATGCCTGGTTGACCGCGGCGGTGGAACGCGCGGAACCGGAGGAACGCGCACGGGAACTCGAACAATGGGAACAGGCGCCGGGCGGACTGGCCTCGCATCAGCCGACCTTCGAGCACTTGACGCCTCTGTTCGTCACGGCGGGCGCCGCCGGCGAGGACCGCGGCCGCCGCGTCTATTCGGGCCGGCTCATCGGCATGCCGGTCTCGGGCTACCAGTTCGGGTGA